The Virgibacillus sp. MSP4-1 genome has a segment encoding these proteins:
- the yfmH gene encoding EF-P 5-aminopentanol modification-associated protein YfmH, with protein sequence MKTKTLNQIQETLYFDTLDNGLDVYLLPRDEMEKTFGIFSTKYGSVDRTFTPLNKDEYVTVPDGIAHFLEHKMFEKEDGDVFQQFTKQGASANAFTSFTRTAYLFTSTENVNENVETLLDFVQEPYFTEETVEKEKGIIAQEIKMYDDQPDWRLFFGTIGSMYESHPVKIDIAGTVDSIQEITKDDLYTCYETFYHPSNMILFVTGKFDPEDMMRKIKENQGRKSFHPADEIKRSFPEEPVEVAKKEKEIYMPVSVSKCLVGIKEDPSQLTKDKLPKLKLVTQMVYDFLFSKSGPYYEELYNENLIEDGFDYEVHIEENFAFSFVGGNTQKPKELSAKLKEMLLKIKNEQWSDEVFARMKRKQTGDLLKTLNSLEGTANQFIDYHQLGLNYFDLYETLNDMTKEEFEQILQDWISEERISTCYILPE encoded by the coding sequence ATGAAAACAAAAACATTAAATCAGATTCAGGAAACCTTATATTTTGATACGTTGGATAATGGATTAGATGTTTATCTGTTACCCAGAGATGAAATGGAGAAGACGTTTGGTATATTTTCAACAAAATACGGCTCCGTTGATCGGACATTTACTCCTCTGAATAAAGATGAATATGTAACGGTTCCGGATGGGATTGCTCATTTTCTCGAACATAAAATGTTTGAAAAAGAGGATGGGGATGTTTTTCAGCAATTTACAAAGCAGGGAGCATCGGCAAACGCCTTTACATCATTCACCAGAACAGCCTATTTATTTACATCCACGGAAAATGTTAATGAAAATGTTGAAACACTGTTAGACTTTGTTCAGGAGCCTTATTTTACGGAAGAAACCGTTGAAAAAGAGAAAGGAATCATTGCCCAGGAGATAAAAATGTATGATGATCAGCCGGATTGGCGGTTGTTTTTTGGTACCATCGGCTCTATGTATGAAAGTCATCCTGTCAAAATCGATATTGCCGGTACAGTCGATTCTATCCAGGAAATCACGAAGGATGACTTATATACATGTTATGAGACGTTTTATCATCCATCCAATATGATTTTATTTGTAACCGGAAAGTTCGACCCAGAGGATATGATGCGGAAGATTAAAGAAAATCAGGGAAGGAAATCCTTTCACCCCGCAGACGAAATTAAACGATCCTTCCCTGAAGAGCCTGTTGAGGTGGCAAAGAAGGAAAAAGAAATTTATATGCCTGTTTCCGTTTCTAAATGTCTTGTAGGGATTAAGGAAGACCCGTCTCAGCTAACGAAGGATAAATTGCCGAAATTAAAACTAGTCACTCAAATGGTTTATGATTTTCTGTTTTCGAAAAGTGGTCCTTATTATGAAGAATTATATAATGAAAACCTGATTGAAGATGGGTTTGATTACGAAGTTCATATTGAAGAAAATTTTGCTTTTTCCTTTGTCGGCGGGAATACACAGAAGCCCAAAGAATTATCTGCTAAATTAAAGGAAATGCTCTTAAAAATCAAGAATGAACAATGGTCGGATGAAGTATTCGCCCGGATGAAACGTAAGCAAACCGGTGATCTTCTGAAAACCTTAAATTCTCTGGAGGGAACGGCGAATCAATTTATTGATTATCATCAGCTGGGTCTGAATTATTTTGATTTATACGAAACTTTAAACGATATGACGAAGGAAGAGTTTGAGCAAATTCTTCAGGATTGGATTAGCGAGGAACGTATAAGTACGTGTTATATCCTTCCCGAGTAG
- the ymfI gene encoding elongation factor P 5-aminopentanone reductase: MKTCLVTGASGDIGGNIAKDLVQDGWQVILHCNQNLERLQEQTKGFPSESILSCIQADLSTSEGIQTLMDQLYFKVDALVYASGKALFSLFQDVTDEDMEEMILLHMQAPMKIARYLLPDMIKQKSGHIVLISSIWGNIGASNEVLYSTVKGAQNSFVKALSKEVAASGIRVNAVSPGVIDTKMNEHLSAEERDALFDAIPQNKFGSTQDVSNVVQFLFSERAQYIDGQIINVNGGFSS, from the coding sequence ATGAAAACATGTTTGGTTACAGGGGCGAGTGGAGATATAGGAGGAAATATTGCTAAGGATCTGGTGCAGGATGGCTGGCAGGTCATTCTGCATTGTAATCAGAATCTTGAACGTTTACAGGAGCAGACGAAGGGCTTTCCAAGTGAATCCATTCTATCCTGTATTCAGGCAGATCTTTCAACCTCGGAAGGAATTCAAACATTAATGGACCAGCTTTATTTTAAAGTGGATGCGCTGGTTTATGCTAGCGGAAAAGCATTATTCAGCCTGTTTCAGGATGTAACCGATGAGGATATGGAGGAAATGATACTCCTCCATATGCAGGCGCCTATGAAAATTGCCCGTTATCTTCTGCCTGATATGATTAAGCAAAAGAGTGGACATATTGTGCTCATCAGTTCGATTTGGGGAAATATTGGTGCCAGTAATGAAGTCTTATATTCAACAGTTAAAGGGGCTCAAAACAGCTTTGTAAAGGCGTTATCAAAAGAAGTTGCCGCCAGTGGTATCCGGGTAAATGCAGTAAGTCCAGGTGTAATTGATACGAAAATGAATGAACATTTATCAGCGGAGGAACGGGATGCATTATTTGATGCGATTCCTCAAAATAAATTTGGGAGCACACAGGATGTTTCGAATGTAGTACAGTTTCTTTTTAGTGAACGCGCACAGTATATAGATGGGCAAATCATTAACGTTAATGGTGGGTTTTCCTCCTGA
- a CDS encoding DUF3243 domain-containing protein, with protein MSILDNFESWKDFLGDKMHNAEGQGLSQQEISDLAYEVGDYLATQVDAKNDQEAVLRDLWNVASNDEKHAIANMMVKMVQNNGIQ; from the coding sequence ATGTCCATCTTAGATAATTTTGAATCTTGGAAGGATTTTCTGGGTGACAAAATGCATAATGCAGAAGGTCAAGGGCTGTCCCAACAGGAAATTAGCGACCTTGCTTATGAGGTTGGAGATTATTTAGCCACTCAGGTAGATGCAAAAAATGACCAGGAAGCAGTTCTCAGAGATTTATGGAATGTCGCTTCAAATGATGAAAAACATGCAATTGCTAATATGATGGTTAAGATGGTACAAAATAACGGAATACAATAA
- a CDS encoding DUF3388 domain-containing protein — translation MGERQEWYLEYEIKTNRPGLLGDISSLLGMLSINIVTINGVENSRRGMLLLSKHEEQIKRLKSILDTMETIRVTKLRLPKLRDRLAVRHGRYIHSDVDDKKTFRFVRDELGVLVDFMAELYKKEGHKLIGLRGMPRVGKTESVVAASVCANKKWLFVSSTLLKQTVRSKLIRDEYDENNLFIIDGIVSTRRASERHWQLIREIMHMPATKVVEHPDILVQHTEYTLDDFDYIIELRTDEEEEITYENLERPAFSQDDGFSMFDF, via the coding sequence ATGGGAGAGAGACAGGAATGGTACCTGGAATATGAAATTAAAACCAACAGGCCTGGACTGTTAGGCGATATTTCTTCTTTGTTAGGGATGCTGTCGATTAATATCGTCACGATTAATGGAGTGGAAAATTCCCGCAGAGGAATGTTGCTCTTAAGTAAACATGAAGAACAGATAAAACGATTGAAATCGATATTAGATACAATGGAGACCATACGTGTCACCAAGCTGAGGCTGCCTAAATTACGAGATCGACTTGCGGTCAGGCATGGAAGATATATACATAGTGATGTGGATGATAAAAAGACCTTCCGTTTTGTCCGTGATGAATTGGGAGTACTTGTGGATTTTATGGCTGAATTATATAAGAAGGAAGGACACAAACTAATCGGGTTAAGAGGTATGCCCAGGGTTGGGAAGACAGAGTCAGTAGTGGCAGCCAGCGTATGTGCAAATAAGAAATGGTTATTTGTATCCAGTACGTTGCTAAAGCAAACGGTGAGAAGCAAGCTGATCAGAGACGAATATGATGAGAATAACCTTTTTATTATAGATGGAATTGTATCCACCAGACGGGCAAGTGAAAGACATTGGCAATTAATTCGTGAAATTATGCATATGCCGGCTACAAAAGTTGTCGAACATCCGGATATTCTTGTGCAGCACACAGAGTATACCTTAGATGATTTTGATTATATTATAGAATTAAGAACAGACGAAGAGGAAGAAATCACATATGAAAATCTTGAACGTCCAGCATTTTCTCAAGATGATGGTTTCTCAATGTTTGACTTTTAA
- a CDS encoding helix-turn-helix domain-containing protein has product MELGQRLKEAREEKGLSLSDIQEMTKIQRRYLDAIEEGQFNILPGSFYTRAFIREYANTVGLDADQLFEEYENELPSPEQEEYERISRVQKHSKQPSSEKHSALFSVIPKILTVLLIVAIIVFAYFFYQQTIDPEESPEQDNPDEVEITRGEQSQQENKKGDNGSDQEGTENKENSGQNSEENENTESSDSDRETGDAEKPDTEVNLTNQSKSGGLSAEYEVKLPDDKFKVTLTTSEKSWLTVRDTNEQVIFDKMLTSDNSPKEFDFSDQKSVSMRIGQAAAVDIKVNETNLQYAFDPKKPKNYVQDITLKVVQ; this is encoded by the coding sequence ATGGAATTAGGACAAAGATTAAAAGAAGCAAGAGAAGAAAAAGGCCTTTCTCTATCTGATATTCAGGAAATGACAAAGATTCAAAGACGCTATTTAGATGCCATAGAGGAAGGTCAGTTCAACATCCTGCCTGGCAGTTTTTATACAAGAGCATTTATTCGTGAATATGCGAACACCGTTGGATTAGACGCAGATCAGCTCTTTGAAGAGTACGAAAATGAACTTCCATCCCCTGAACAGGAAGAATATGAACGTATTAGTCGTGTTCAGAAGCATAGTAAACAGCCATCTTCTGAGAAACATTCCGCACTGTTTTCTGTTATCCCGAAAATTTTAACCGTTCTCTTAATTGTCGCTATAATTGTATTTGCCTATTTCTTTTATCAGCAGACGATTGATCCTGAAGAATCTCCTGAACAGGACAATCCGGATGAAGTGGAAATTACGCGTGGAGAGCAATCACAGCAGGAAAATAAGAAAGGTGACAATGGCTCGGACCAGGAAGGGACAGAGAACAAGGAAAATAGCGGTCAAAATAGCGAAGAAAATGAAAATACCGAGTCAAGCGACTCAGATAGAGAAACGGGCGATGCAGAAAAACCTGACACTGAAGTAAATTTAACAAACCAATCCAAAAGCGGAGGTCTCTCAGCAGAATATGAAGTAAAACTCCCTGATGATAAGTTTAAGGTAACTTTAACAACGTCTGAAAAAAGCTGGCTGACGGTAAGAGATACGAATGAACAAGTTATTTTTGATAAAATGTTAACATCAGATAACTCTCCTAAGGAATTTGATTTTTCCGATCAAAAGTCAGTATCGATGAGAATCGGACAAGCAGCAGCTGTTGATATCAAGGTAAATGAAACAAACCTTCAATATGCCTTTGACCCTAAAAAGCCAAAAAATTATGTTCAAGATATTACATTAAAAGTGGTACAATAA
- the pgsA gene encoding CDP-diacylglycerol--glycerol-3-phosphate 3-phosphatidyltransferase codes for MNIPNRITLSRIMLIPFFILLLAIPFEWGEITVGERILPVSHLAAAILFIVASTTDWIDGYYARKHNLVTNLGKFLDPLADKLLVSAAFILLVEQGLAPAWIVIIIISREFAITGLRLVAAGEGIVLAASQMGKLKTWIQIIAVSALLLHNFPFSYLGLPFDIIALYAAMIITVVSGVEYFMKNWHVMRDSK; via the coding sequence TTGAATATTCCTAATCGAATTACGTTGTCTCGTATAATGTTAATCCCGTTTTTTATTCTGTTACTGGCTATCCCTTTTGAATGGGGAGAAATAACCGTTGGTGAGCGTATTTTACCTGTGTCTCATTTAGCAGCAGCCATTCTTTTTATTGTTGCTTCTACAACGGATTGGATTGATGGGTATTACGCCAGAAAACATAATCTGGTAACCAACTTAGGAAAATTTTTGGACCCATTAGCAGATAAATTGCTTGTTTCAGCAGCATTTATTCTGTTGGTTGAACAGGGGTTAGCACCGGCCTGGATCGTTATTATTATCATTAGCAGAGAATTTGCAATTACAGGTTTAAGATTAGTTGCTGCCGGTGAAGGAATTGTTCTGGCTGCCAGTCAGATGGGAAAATTGAAGACATGGATTCAAATTATAGCTGTATCTGCATTATTACTGCATAATTTTCCTTTTTCTTATCTGGGACTTCCTTTTGACATCATTGCCTTATACGCGGCGATGATTATTACCGTTGTTTCAGGTGTTGAATACTTTATGAAAAATTGGCATGTGATGAGGGATTCCAAATGA
- a CDS encoding competence/damage-inducible protein A, with protein MKKDINAEIISVGSELLLGQIADTNAQWISQSLAHMGINVYFHHTVGDNYDRLKSVMELADKRSDLVIVTGGLGPTEDDLTREVGADILSQNLEIHPQVLTKVESFFERRGIFMTENNRKQALVFKDGKVFPNDEGMAPGMFVDHMQTGWIFLPGVPREMKSIFSKSIIPFLKERYPYKNQIVSRVLKFIGIGESILEERISDLIRTQSNPTIAPLAGEGEVTLRLTAKAETSEEALTSISNVQAQLMQRIGDYYYGRNDETLEQKVLEMLKSHSYTLASAESLTGGRFIDQLISVPGASDVIAGSVVSYQTKIKENVLHIPDLLIKKHGTVSEQCAREMAEQVQQKMQSVIGISFTGNAGPDSSEEKPVGLVYIGLKIGDQDTVVKAYQLNGSREKIRQHTVKKGLEWLFYSLRDMSEK; from the coding sequence ATGAAGAAGGACATAAATGCCGAAATTATATCCGTCGGGTCTGAGCTCCTGTTAGGGCAGATTGCGGATACGAATGCTCAGTGGATTTCTCAAAGTCTTGCACATATGGGCATCAACGTTTATTTTCACCATACCGTGGGTGACAATTATGACCGTCTAAAAAGCGTTATGGAGCTGGCAGACAAGCGTTCTGATCTGGTTATTGTTACAGGAGGACTGGGACCTACGGAAGATGATTTAACCAGAGAGGTGGGGGCAGATATTCTAAGTCAGAACCTCGAGATCCATCCCCAGGTTCTGACAAAGGTTGAATCCTTCTTTGAACGTCGTGGGATCTTTATGACTGAAAATAATCGCAAACAGGCTCTTGTTTTTAAAGATGGAAAGGTTTTTCCAAATGATGAAGGGATGGCACCAGGGATGTTTGTGGATCATATGCAAACAGGATGGATTTTCCTTCCTGGTGTCCCACGGGAAATGAAATCCATTTTTTCAAAAAGTATTATCCCATTTCTTAAGGAAAGGTATCCATATAAAAATCAAATTGTCTCACGAGTGCTGAAATTTATCGGAATCGGAGAATCTATTCTTGAAGAACGGATTTCAGATTTGATAAGAACCCAATCCAATCCTACTATCGCTCCACTTGCTGGAGAAGGTGAGGTCACCTTACGTTTAACAGCAAAAGCTGAAACTAGTGAAGAAGCGTTAACTTCTATTTCCAATGTCCAGGCGCAATTAATGCAGCGGATTGGTGATTACTATTATGGCCGGAATGATGAAACGCTTGAGCAAAAGGTACTGGAAATGCTTAAGTCCCATTCGTACACTCTTGCTTCTGCGGAGAGTCTGACAGGGGGTCGGTTTATTGACCAGTTAATATCTGTACCGGGAGCTTCGGATGTTATTGCCGGGTCGGTTGTAAGCTATCAGACGAAAATCAAAGAAAATGTATTACATATTCCCGACTTGCTGATTAAAAAGCACGGTACGGTCAGCGAGCAATGTGCGCGTGAGATGGCAGAACAGGTTCAGCAGAAAATGCAGTCAGTGATCGGCATCAGTTTCACTGGTAATGCAGGACCCGATTCCAGTGAGGAAAAACCAGTCGGACTTGTATATATAGGCCTGAAAATAGGTGATCAGGATACCGTTGTCAAAGCTTATCAATTAAACGGAAGCAGAGAAAAAATCCGCCAGCATACAGTGAAAAAGGGCTTGGAATGGTTATTCTATTCATTAAGAGACATGTCTGAGAAATAA
- the recA gene encoding recombinase RecA: MSERKQALDMALKQIEKQFGKGSIMKLGEQEGQKVSTVSSGSITLDVALGVGGYPRGRVVEIYGPESSGKTTVALHAIAEAQRNGGQAAFIDAEHALDPVYARKLGVNIEELLLSQPDTGEQALEIAEALVRSGAIDMIVVDSVAALVPKAEIEGEMGDSHVGLQARLMSQALRKLSGAINKSKTTAIFINQIREKVGVMFGNPETTPGGRALKFYSSVRLEVRRAETLKQGNEMVGNKTKIKVVKNKVAPPFRTAEVDIMYGEGISKEGEILDIGADLDIIQKSGAWYSYNNEKMGQGRENAKKFLSENEDIAEEVKSAIRKHHNLDEDDGDEGKEVNNDEAQEMLDV, encoded by the coding sequence GTGAGCGAACGTAAGCAGGCGCTTGATATGGCGTTAAAACAAATAGAAAAGCAATTTGGTAAAGGCTCCATTATGAAACTTGGGGAACAGGAAGGACAAAAAGTTTCAACGGTTTCAAGTGGATCTATTACACTTGATGTTGCATTAGGTGTTGGTGGGTACCCACGAGGACGTGTGGTGGAAATTTATGGTCCTGAATCCTCTGGTAAAACAACCGTAGCTTTACATGCGATCGCAGAGGCACAGCGTAATGGAGGTCAAGCCGCTTTTATTGATGCAGAGCATGCACTGGATCCTGTCTATGCTAGAAAATTAGGCGTAAATATTGAAGAACTATTATTATCACAGCCTGACACTGGTGAGCAGGCATTGGAAATTGCGGAAGCACTTGTGCGAAGTGGAGCTATTGACATGATTGTTGTTGACTCTGTTGCAGCCCTTGTACCTAAAGCAGAAATTGAAGGGGAAATGGGGGACTCCCACGTTGGTTTACAGGCACGTTTAATGTCTCAGGCCCTGCGTAAATTATCAGGTGCCATCAATAAATCGAAAACAACGGCTATTTTTATTAATCAGATTCGTGAAAAAGTTGGCGTTATGTTTGGTAATCCGGAAACCACTCCAGGTGGACGTGCACTGAAATTCTATTCGTCTGTTCGTCTGGAAGTCCGCAGAGCCGAAACCTTAAAACAGGGAAATGAAATGGTTGGTAACAAAACCAAGATTAAGGTTGTTAAAAACAAGGTTGCCCCACCATTTAGAACAGCCGAGGTTGATATTATGTATGGAGAAGGTATCTCTAAAGAAGGCGAGATTCTTGATATTGGAGCCGACCTAGATATCATCCAGAAGAGTGGAGCCTGGTATTCCTATAATAATGAAAAAATGGGTCAGGGAAGAGAAAATGCGAAGAAATTCCTGAGTGAGAATGAAGATATAGCTGAAGAAGTAAAAAGTGCAATCAGAAAGCATCATAATCTTGATGAAGATGATGGAGACGAAGGTAAGGAAGTAAATAATGATGAAGCCCAGGAAATGTTAGATGTTTAA
- the rny gene encoding ribonuclease Y, which produces MEPIVTIIISALLALIVGIVVGYLIRKSISEAKISSAEDLAKQIVEEGRRNAESAKREALLEAKDENHRLRQETENELRERQMEVKTQENRLLQREENLDRKSESLDKRELMLERKEESLAEKQQQIEEMESKVEELMNEQQAELERVSGYTTDQAKQVILERVEKETKHETAIMIKDAENRAKEEADKKAKKVLSLAMQRCAADHVAETTVSVVNLPNDEMKGRIIGREGRNIRALETLTGIDLIIDDTPEAVILSGFDPIRRETARLALEKLVQDGRIHPARIEEMVEKSRREIDEYIREVGEETTFEIGVHGLHPDLVKILGRLKYRTSYGQNVLKHSMEVAYLAGLLAAELGEDERLARRAGLLHDVGKAIDHEVEGSHVEIGKELAQKYKEHEVVINAIASHHGDEEPTSIISILVAAADALSAARPGARSETLENYIKRLEKLEEISDSYEGVEKSYAIQAGREIRIMVRPDSIGDDESLILARDIKKKIEDELDYPGHIKVTVIRETRAVEYAK; this is translated from the coding sequence ATGGAACCAATTGTCACCATAATCATCTCCGCTTTGCTAGCCTTAATTGTCGGTATTGTTGTTGGCTATTTAATTCGCAAGTCTATTTCAGAGGCGAAAATTTCGAGTGCTGAGGACTTGGCAAAACAAATTGTCGAAGAAGGTCGGAGGAATGCTGAATCCGCAAAACGTGAGGCGCTTTTAGAAGCGAAGGATGAAAATCACCGATTGCGTCAGGAAACAGAAAACGAACTTCGTGAACGGCAAATGGAAGTGAAAACCCAGGAAAATCGTTTATTGCAACGAGAAGAAAACCTGGATCGAAAATCTGAATCTCTGGATAAGCGCGAGCTCATGTTAGAACGTAAAGAAGAATCACTTGCTGAAAAACAACAACAAATTGAAGAAATGGAAAGCAAAGTGGAAGAGTTGATGAATGAACAGCAAGCTGAGCTTGAACGCGTTTCTGGATACACAACTGATCAGGCTAAACAGGTTATTTTAGAACGTGTGGAGAAGGAAACTAAACACGAAACGGCTATTATGATAAAGGATGCTGAAAATCGTGCAAAAGAAGAGGCGGATAAGAAAGCCAAGAAGGTATTATCCCTCGCTATGCAACGATGTGCAGCAGATCATGTCGCCGAAACAACGGTTTCAGTCGTGAATTTGCCAAACGATGAAATGAAAGGCCGTATCATCGGAAGAGAAGGTCGTAATATTCGGGCATTGGAAACCCTGACAGGCATTGACTTAATTATTGATGATACACCTGAAGCAGTTATACTGTCAGGATTTGATCCAATAAGAAGAGAAACAGCACGCCTGGCACTTGAAAAATTAGTGCAGGATGGACGTATTCATCCGGCTCGAATAGAAGAAATGGTCGAAAAATCTCGTCGTGAAATTGACGAATACATTCGTGAGGTTGGTGAAGAGACTACATTTGAAATTGGTGTACATGGGTTACATCCAGACTTAGTCAAAATCTTAGGTCGACTAAAATATCGTACAAGCTATGGTCAAAATGTGTTGAAACACTCAATGGAAGTCGCGTATTTAGCTGGCTTGTTAGCAGCAGAATTAGGAGAAGACGAACGATTGGCACGGCGTGCAGGCCTATTGCATGATGTTGGTAAAGCCATAGACCATGAGGTGGAAGGCAGCCACGTAGAAATTGGAAAAGAGCTTGCTCAAAAATATAAAGAGCATGAAGTGGTCATTAATGCCATTGCCTCTCACCACGGTGATGAAGAACCTACATCGATTATATCCATACTTGTGGCCGCTGCTGACGCCCTTTCTGCTGCACGTCCAGGTGCACGTAGTGAGACGTTGGAAAATTACATTAAACGTCTGGAAAAATTAGAGGAAATTTCTGATTCATATGAAGGGGTCGAGAAATCCTACGCTATTCAGGCTGGACGGGAAATTCGAATTATGGTTCGTCCTGATTCAATTGGAGATGACGAATCCTTAATTCTGGCAAGAGATATCAAGAAGAAAATTGAAGATGAGTTAGATTATCCTGGTCATATTAAAGTTACAGTAATCCGGGAGACAAGGGCAGTAGAATATGCCAAGTAA
- a CDS encoding TIGR00282 family metallophosphoesterase codes for MKILFIGDVVGSPGREMLKENLPHLKKQYHPDVTIVNGENAAHGKGITEKIYRQMKEWGANVITLGNHAWDKKDIFEFIDDVDDMVRPANFPPDTPGKGMTFYKAGNKEIAVINAQGRTFLPPIEDPFRIVDELVKEAKKRTPYIFVDFHAEATSEKQAIGWFLDGRVGGVAGTHTHVQTADNRILPKGTAYITDAGMTGPYNGILGMDKDSVLRRFHTALPVRFEVAEDGPTQLSGVFVELNKEHGMARRIERILINNDHPFFH; via the coding sequence ATGAAGATATTATTCATCGGAGACGTGGTGGGGTCACCAGGAAGAGAGATGTTAAAAGAAAATCTTCCTCATCTTAAGAAGCAATATCATCCTGATGTCACCATTGTAAATGGAGAAAATGCAGCTCATGGAAAAGGGATCACCGAAAAAATTTATCGCCAGATGAAAGAATGGGGAGCAAATGTCATTACACTTGGCAACCATGCCTGGGATAAAAAGGACATCTTTGAGTTTATTGATGATGTGGATGACATGGTCCGACCAGCTAATTTTCCGCCTGATACACCAGGTAAAGGGATGACCTTTTACAAGGCTGGCAATAAAGAAATAGCTGTCATTAATGCGCAAGGCAGAACCTTCCTTCCTCCTATTGAAGATCCTTTCCGTATTGTAGATGAGCTGGTAAAAGAAGCGAAGAAAAGAACTCCCTATATTTTCGTGGATTTTCATGCCGAAGCTACCAGCGAGAAACAGGCAATCGGATGGTTTTTAGATGGAAGAGTGGGGGGCGTTGCCGGTACACATACCCATGTGCAGACAGCGGACAACAGGATTTTACCTAAAGGCACTGCTTATATTACAGATGCCGGTATGACGGGTCCCTATAATGGAATTCTAGGTATGGATAAAGATAGTGTTCTAAGAAGGTTTCACACTGCACTGCCTGTCCGCTTTGAAGTGGCTGAAGACGGACCGACTCAGTTAAGTGGTGTATTTGTTGAGCTGAATAAGGAACATGGAATGGCAAGACGAATTGAACGTATTCTTATAAACAATGATCATCCGTTTTTTCATTAA
- the spoVS gene encoding stage V sporulation protein SpoVS: MEILKVSAKSNPNSVAGALANVLRERGSAEIQAIGAGALNQAVKAVAIARGFVAPSGVDLICIPAFTDIMIDNEERTAIKLIVEPR; the protein is encoded by the coding sequence ATGGAAATATTAAAAGTTTCAGCAAAATCAAATCCTAACTCTGTAGCAGGTGCTCTTGCAAACGTTTTACGTGAACGTGGATCCGCGGAAATTCAGGCAATCGGTGCAGGTGCGTTAAACCAGGCAGTGAAAGCGGTAGCCATTGCAAGAGGTTTTGTTGCTCCTAGTGGTGTTGACTTGATTTGTATTCCAGCTTTCACAGACATTATGATCGATAATGAAGAGCGTACAGCTATCAAGTTAATTGTTGAACCTAGATAA
- a CDS encoding dipeptidase has product MIIDGHCDVLYQLWRNPDWSFDNQEELRVNYSRWMNNDVKVQCFAIFVPPHVPEDLQFHSALEMANIFYERILKPYPKIKMVTSRDDILQLKEDEKGAMLTLEGMHPIGYDMTKLKTLLHLGVKAAGLTWNNANAVSDGIGEVRGAGLSEFGKQVVELLNTYEVLTDVSHLSYQGFWDVMDTAEHPIASHSNSFSVCKHRRNLDDKQIKALISRDAFMGVTFVPEFLAETDKTTTKDVLNHIEKVMTLGGEDIVGLGSDFDGTDGIVKGIEDYSKYNSFIQELKSRFSSDFVRKITHENFLKALPR; this is encoded by the coding sequence GTGATTATCGACGGACATTGTGACGTATTATATCAACTATGGAGAAATCCTGATTGGTCTTTTGACAATCAGGAGGAATTACGGGTCAACTATAGTAGATGGATGAATAATGATGTAAAAGTTCAATGTTTTGCTATTTTTGTACCACCACATGTACCTGAGGATTTACAGTTTCATAGTGCATTAGAAATGGCTAATATATTCTATGAACGAATTTTGAAACCCTACCCAAAAATTAAAATGGTTACCTCACGGGATGATATTCTTCAGTTAAAAGAAGATGAAAAAGGGGCTATGCTTACATTGGAGGGGATGCATCCCATAGGTTATGATATGACCAAACTGAAGACATTACTTCATCTGGGTGTAAAAGCAGCAGGCCTTACATGGAACAATGCAAATGCTGTATCTGATGGAATCGGAGAGGTAAGGGGCGCCGGTTTATCTGAATTCGGGAAACAAGTTGTGGAACTACTGAATACATATGAAGTATTAACGGATGTTTCTCATCTATCCTATCAAGGTTTTTGGGATGTGATGGATACAGCAGAACATCCGATTGCCAGCCACTCAAATAGCTTCAGTGTCTGTAAGCATCGAAGAAATCTGGATGATAAACAGATTAAAGCATTGATTTCCAGAGACGCTTTTATGGGAGTAACCTTTGTCCCGGAGTTTTTAGCAGAGACTGATAAGACTACTACAAAAGATGTTCTTAACCATATTGAAAAGGTTATGACTCTTGGCGGTGAAGATATCGTAGGATTAGGATCGGACTTTGATGGAACAGATGGAATTGTGAAAGGGATTGAGGATTATTCAAAGTATAATTCTTTTATTCAGGAATTAAAGAGTCGATTTTCGAGCGATTTTGTCCGGAAGATTACTCATGAAAATTTTCTTAAAGCATTACCGCGATAG